The Drosophila gunungcola strain Sukarami chromosome 3L unlocalized genomic scaffold, Dgunungcola_SK_2 000003F, whole genome shotgun sequence genome contains a region encoding:
- the LOC128258501 gene encoding uncharacterized protein LOC128258501 isoform X1 produces MLTLWTALFCCLSGLAVCYQRQSVSNNNHNNAEAKPTHAPPSHYPHGHKWNEPYFDLTMPRNITSLVGKSAYLGCRVKHLGNKTVAWIRHRDLHILTVGTYTYTTDQRFQTSYHRDIDEWTLQIKWAQQRDAGVYECQISTQPVRSYSVNLNIVDLIDAETSDMMQQYYSDDAFYIAENRVYQSGNDEFAGMFGPIQTVAVPTATILGGPDLYVDKGSTINLTCIIKFSPEPPTHIFWYHQDKVLSEENSGGRLKFKTIKSEETKSILLIYDADLLHSGKYSCYPSNTEIASIRVHVLQGERPEAMQTNAAPAAVALACWSCHFGEATQAVRVISTMVAALVLLEACSSLLLQRGGGGGGGGGGGGPTRIRSERQERPRSYVGNPKEPSTTSEERVNNGSHNAR; encoded by the exons ATGTTGACCCTGTGGACGGCACTTTTCTGCTGCCTGTCGG GGCTGGCCGTGTGCTACCAGCGGCAATCTGTGAGCAACAACAATCACAACAACGCCGAGGCAAAGCCCACCCACGCACCCCCCTCGCATTATCCCCATGGCCACAAGTGGAACGAGCCGTACTTTGATCTCACCATGCCCAGGAACATCACATCGCTGGTGGGCAAATCCGCATATCTGGGCTGTCGTGTCAAACATCTGGGCAATAAGACG GTTGCCTGGATACGACATCGCGACCTGCACATCCTCACCGTGGGCACCTATACCTATACGACGGACCAGCGGTTCCAGACCTCCTACCATCGGGACATCGACGAGTGGACCCTGCAGATCAAGTGGGCCCAGCAGAGGGACGCCGGGGTGTACGAGTGCCAAATATCCACGCAGCCCGTGCGCAGCTACTCGGTCAACCTGAATATCGTGG ATCTGATAGACGCCGAGACCAGCGACATGATGCAGCAGTATTATAGCGACGACGCCTTCTATATAGCCGAAAATCGGGTCTATCAGTCCGGCAACGATGAGTTTGCCGGGATGTTCGGACCCATACAGACAGTTGCGG TGCCCACGGCCACCATTCTTGGAGGACCGGATCTGTATGTGGACAAGGGCAGCACCATAAATCTAACTTGCATCATCAAGTTCAGCCCGGAGCCGCCGACCCATATCTTCTGGTATCATCAGGACAAG GTTCTCAGCGAGGAGAATTCGGGCGGTCGGCTGAAATTCAAGACCATCAAGTCGGAGGAGACCAAATCCATTTTGCTCATCTACGATGCGGATCTCCTGCACTCTGGCAAATACTCGTGTTATCCTTCGAACACGGAGATAGCCAGCATACGCGTCCACGTCCTTCAAG GCGAGCGACCCGAGGCGATGCAAACGAACGCGGCGCCGGCGGCAGTGGCCCTGGCCTGTTGGTCCTGTCACTTTGGAGAGGCCACGCAGGCGGTCAGGGTAATTAGCACAATGGTGGCGGCACTTGTATTGTTGGAGGCCTGCTCCTCGTTGCTGCTTCAAAgaggcggtggcggtggcggaggcggaggaggaggaggacccaCTCGAATCAGGAGCGAGCGACAGGAGAGGCCCAGAAGCTACGTAGGTAACCCTAAGGAACCCTCGACGACGTCCGAGGAGCGAGTCAATAATGGCAGCCACAATGCACGGTGA
- the LOC128258501 gene encoding zwei Ig domain protein zig-8 isoform X2: MLTLWTALFCCLSGLAVCYQRQSVSNNNHNNAEAKPTHAPPSHYPHGHKWNEPYFDLTMPRNITSLVGKSAYLGCRVKHLGNKTVAWIRHRDLHILTVGTYTYTTDQRFQTSYHRDIDEWTLQIKWAQQRDAGVYECQISTQPVRSYSVNLNIVVPTATILGGPDLYVDKGSTINLTCIIKFSPEPPTHIFWYHQDKVLSEENSGGRLKFKTIKSEETKSILLIYDADLLHSGKYSCYPSNTEIASIRVHVLQGERPEAMQTNAAPAAVALACWSCHFGEATQAVRVISTMVAALVLLEACSSLLLQRGGGGGGGGGGGGPTRIRSERQERPRSYVGNPKEPSTTSEERVNNGSHNAR; the protein is encoded by the exons ATGTTGACCCTGTGGACGGCACTTTTCTGCTGCCTGTCGG GGCTGGCCGTGTGCTACCAGCGGCAATCTGTGAGCAACAACAATCACAACAACGCCGAGGCAAAGCCCACCCACGCACCCCCCTCGCATTATCCCCATGGCCACAAGTGGAACGAGCCGTACTTTGATCTCACCATGCCCAGGAACATCACATCGCTGGTGGGCAAATCCGCATATCTGGGCTGTCGTGTCAAACATCTGGGCAATAAGACG GTTGCCTGGATACGACATCGCGACCTGCACATCCTCACCGTGGGCACCTATACCTATACGACGGACCAGCGGTTCCAGACCTCCTACCATCGGGACATCGACGAGTGGACCCTGCAGATCAAGTGGGCCCAGCAGAGGGACGCCGGGGTGTACGAGTGCCAAATATCCACGCAGCCCGTGCGCAGCTACTCGGTCAACCTGAATATCGTGG TGCCCACGGCCACCATTCTTGGAGGACCGGATCTGTATGTGGACAAGGGCAGCACCATAAATCTAACTTGCATCATCAAGTTCAGCCCGGAGCCGCCGACCCATATCTTCTGGTATCATCAGGACAAG GTTCTCAGCGAGGAGAATTCGGGCGGTCGGCTGAAATTCAAGACCATCAAGTCGGAGGAGACCAAATCCATTTTGCTCATCTACGATGCGGATCTCCTGCACTCTGGCAAATACTCGTGTTATCCTTCGAACACGGAGATAGCCAGCATACGCGTCCACGTCCTTCAAG GCGAGCGACCCGAGGCGATGCAAACGAACGCGGCGCCGGCGGCAGTGGCCCTGGCCTGTTGGTCCTGTCACTTTGGAGAGGCCACGCAGGCGGTCAGGGTAATTAGCACAATGGTGGCGGCACTTGTATTGTTGGAGGCCTGCTCCTCGTTGCTGCTTCAAAgaggcggtggcggtggcggaggcggaggaggaggaggacccaCTCGAATCAGGAGCGAGCGACAGGAGAGGCCCAGAAGCTACGTAGGTAACCCTAAGGAACCCTCGACGACGTCCGAGGAGCGAGTCAATAATGGCAGCCACAATGCACGGTGA
- the LOC128258503 gene encoding antigen 5 like allergen Cul n 1, with the protein MSTVFVVALILCGILQVVYCQDNTTTTPTDYCQSGLCHFTKKHIACRNKGEISKQCPAGAQLVNLSGLHDLILDEHNALRNILAAGKVSNLPQPDRMATLQWHTELEYLATLNVKQCDLKYDLCHNTPDFGNSGQNLALVNINLLKGDGNHTTECLIRESIGGWWNQSANITKEQLQRFPKGKLAESISNFAVMARDNNTFVGCAALSFEKPAGHPQFLLACNYASNYVPDWPIYREKAIGCQSGSDPKYPSLCKAGEQYQEQPMDETTKAKSFWRL; encoded by the exons ATGTCTACAGTGTTTGTAGTGGCCCTCATTCTCTGCGGAATCCTGCAGGTTGTGTACTGCCAGGATAACACAACCACTACGCCCACGGACTACTGTCAGAGTGGTTTGTGTCATTTTACGAAAAAACACATTGCCTGTAGAAACAAAGGA GAGATTAGCAAACAGTGTCCTGCTGGCGCCCAGCTGGTCAATCTAAGTGGTCTGCATGATCTGATCCTGGATGAGCACAATGCATTGCGTAATATCCTTGCTGCTGGAAAAGTCTCGAATTTACCTCAACCCGATCGCATGGCCACACTGCAGTGGCATACCGAACTGGAGTATCTGGCCACACTGAACGTGAAGCAGTGTGATTTGAAGTACGATCTTTGTCACAATACTCCTGATTTCGGTAACTCTGGCCAGAATCTGGCACTGGTCAATATAAACTTGCTAAAAGGAGATGGAAATCACACAACTGAGTGTCTAATAAGGGAGTCTATTGGCGGCTGGTGGAATCAGAGTGCCAATATCACAAAGGAGCAGTTGCAGCGTTTTCCAAAGGGAAAATTGGCTGA ATCCATTAGCAACTTTGCCGTTATGGCCCGAGACAACAACACGTTCGTGGGTTGTGCTGCCTTGAGTTTCGAGAAGCCCGCTGGCCATCCTCAATTCCTGTTGGCCTGCAATTATGCCAGCAATTATGTCCCCGACTGGCCTATTTACCGGGAAAAAGCCATCGGCTGCCAGTCGGGCTCTGACCCCAAGTATCCATCCCTTTGCAAGGCTGGTGAGCAATATCAAGAGCAGCCGATGGATGAGACCACTAAGGCGAAGAGCTTTTGGAGGCTGTAG
- the LOC128258504 gene encoding scoloptoxin SSD976 isoform X2: protein MFDDSCLRYHSLVNMQFFRQYLLGLHNEYRQEVASSVYADLPPAQNMPELVWDDYLSVVAEYHLKRCQREVPDDLCLATDDFADPHFNYAEDFYPRPRIRQSNVREMTILSEQWMDELFDLDDISTENAESEIGNIINDKSSYMGCAAGRDFDLWNIHFVLVCYYSSGPPEKGSLYEEGLFNASLCPHGQSDEYPNLCKTLTLND from the coding sequence ATGTTCGATGACAGCTGTCTGCGTTACCACAGTCTGGTAAATATGCAGTTTTTTAGGCAGTATTTACTGGGTCTCCACAACGAATATCGGCAGGAGGTGGCCAGCAGCGTGTATGCAGACCTGCCACCTGCCCAAAACATGCCCGAGTTGGTGTGGGACGATTACCTGTCGGTGGTGGCCGAATATCACCTGAAACGTTGCCAAAGGGAAGTTCCTGATGACTTGTGCCTGGCCACCGATGACTTCGCCGATCCCCATTTCAACTACGCCGAGGATTTCTATCCAAGACCACGGATTCGCCAGTCAAACGTGCGCGAGATGACAATTCTATCGGAACAATGGATGGATGAGCTATTCGATTTGGACGATATCAGCACGGAGAATGCGGAAAGCGAGATCGGAAATATTATAAACGATAAGAGCTCTTACATGGGTTGTGCCGCTGGCCGGGACTTCGATCTGTGGAACATACACTTCGTCCTTGTCTGCTACTACAGCTCAGGACCTCCTGAGAAGGGAAGTCTCTACGAGGAGGGCCTTTTCAATGCCAGCCTCTGTCCCCACGGACAAAGTGATGAGTACCCCAACCTTTGCAAAACACTGACCCTGAATGACTAA
- the LOC128258504 gene encoding scoloptoxin SSD976 isoform X1, with protein MEGLQLSFFLSQILFLRSILGIDFCDVKSCHGKRHIGCDNTMMFDDSCLRYHSLVNMQFFRQYLLGLHNEYRQEVASSVYADLPPAQNMPELVWDDYLSVVAEYHLKRCQREVPDDLCLATDDFADPHFNYAEDFYPRPRIRQSNVREMTILSEQWMDELFDLDDISTENAESEIGNIINDKSSYMGCAAGRDFDLWNIHFVLVCYYSSGPPEKGSLYEEGLFNASLCPHGQSDEYPNLCKTLTLND; from the exons ATGGAAGGACTGCAGTTGAGTTTTTTTCTAAGCCAGATTTTGTTTCTCAGAAGTATTCTGGGCATAGACTTCTGTGATGTTAAGTCCTGCCATGGCAAGAGGCATATAGGATGTGATAACACCATG ATGTTCGATGACAGCTGTCTGCGTTACCACAGTCTGGTAAATATGCAGTTTTTTAGGCAGTATTTACTGGGTCTCCACAACGAATATCGGCAGGAGGTGGCCAGCAGCGTGTATGCAGACCTGCCACCTGCCCAAAACATGCCCGAGTTGGTGTGGGACGATTACCTGTCGGTGGTGGCCGAATATCACCTGAAACGTTGCCAAAGGGAAGTTCCTGATGACTTGTGCCTGGCCACCGATGACTTCGCCGATCCCCATTTCAACTACGCCGAGGATTTCTATCCAAGACCACGGATTCGCCAGTCAAACGTGCGCGAGATGACAATTCTATCGGAACAATGGATGGATGAGCTATTCGATTTGGACGATATCAGCACGGAGAATGCGGAAAGCGAGATCGGAAATATTATAAACGATAAGAGCTCTTACATGGGTTGTGCCGCTGGCCGGGACTTCGATCTGTGGAACATACACTTCGTCCTTGTCTGCTACTACAGCTCAGGACCTCCTGAGAAGGGAAGTCTCTACGAGGAGGGCCTTTTCAATGCCAGCCTCTGTCCCCACGGACAAAGTGATGAGTACCCCAACCTTTGCAAAACACTGACCCTGAATGACTAA